Proteins encoded in a region of the Candidatus Woesearchaeota archaeon genome:
- a CDS encoding PAS domain S-box protein, giving the protein MQAYSIELSSIQKILEENPQGMTVLDIAKQININRNSVAKYLDVLHMAGKASMKSVGPAKVFFPAQQVPVENIMNYSKDMYLILDEEKKIVDTNKSFCSYIKKTKEEIHQKTFEEISTKHLCTKEEFAEINNTIRDALRGKEREQEFNFKKNKWFYTKIIPTKLGAKTGATIILEDITTKKETTKQLKKLNKELAEERKLFIKGPVIVFKWYNKTDWPITYASDNVEKVLGYNKESFLNGKTKYVNLIHKEDFMRVSHEARKYEQRGDEQFHHKPYRLIKKDGSEIIVDVHTLIVRNKENQINHYLCYIVDITNFLHMAKELNKFH; this is encoded by the coding sequence ATGCAAGCATATTCAATTGAATTAAGCAGCATTCAGAAAATTTTAGAAGAAAATCCTCAAGGAATGACTGTTTTAGACATAGCTAAACAAATTAATATTAATAGAAATTCAGTCGCAAAATATCTTGATGTACTCCACATGGCAGGAAAAGCCAGTATGAAAAGCGTAGGTCCTGCAAAAGTATTCTTCCCAGCACAACAAGTACCTGTTGAAAACATTATGAATTATTCCAAAGACATGTATCTTATTCTTGATGAAGAAAAAAAAATAGTTGATACTAACAAAAGTTTCTGTTCATACATAAAAAAAACAAAAGAAGAAATCCACCAAAAAACATTCGAAGAAATAAGTACCAAACACCTATGCACTAAAGAAGAATTTGCTGAAATTAATAATACCATTCGAGATGCATTAAGAGGAAAGGAACGCGAACAAGAATTCAATTTCAAAAAAAATAAGTGGTTTTATACAAAAATAATCCCAACAAAACTAGGAGCTAAAACTGGTGCAACAATAATCCTAGAAGATATTACAACAAAAAAAGAAACAACAAAACAACTCAAAAAACTTAATAAAGAACTCGCCGAAGAGCGAAAATTATTCATTAAAGGACCTGTCATCGTATTCAAATGGTATAATAAAACAGATTGGCCTATCACCTATGCAAGCGATAATGTGGAAAAAGTACTCGGATACAATAAAGAATCATTTCTTAACGGAAAAACAAAATATGTTAATTTAATTCATAAAGAAGATTTCATGAGGGTCAGCCATGAAGCAAGAAAATACGAACAGCGAGGAGATGAACAATTTCACCATAAACCTTATCGACTTATCAAAAAAGATGGGTCTGAAATTATTGTTGATGTACATACATTAATCGTAAGAAACAAAGAAAATCAAATTAATCACTATCTCTGCTACATCGTAGATATTACTAACTTTCTTCACATGGCAAAAGAACTCAATAAATTCCATTAA